The nucleotide sequence CGACGGGATCGGCGGCCGATAGGCGTCCACCGCCGGGATGGAGCAGACGATGGAGCCCTGCCGCCCCGAGCCGGTGATCAGCCCGGCGTCGCGCAAGCGGGCATAGGCGGTGGCGACCGTGTTGCGGTTGACGCCGAGCCGGTCGGCCACCTCGCGCACGGGGGGCAGCCGCGCCCCCTCCCCCACCCGCCCGTCGCGGATCGCCCGCTCCACGCTGGCGGCGATCTCGGCGACGGTGCGGCCTTCGATGTACGGATTGTCCATGACAGAGGCGTACGTGCTCTAGGACATTGCGTCAATGCCGGCCCCTCGGCGGACGGGGCCCGCCTGTGCGCGCTGTGCGCGGACATCCCGCCGCACAATGCGGTGCAGCCGGCATTTCCCGTGTGCCGCCAGGGGGTTGGGCCGATCCATTCGTGCACATTCGTTGTGCAGGGGATGCACAACGGGGGGCGCCGACGGCGGGACCGCAGGGAAGAGAGGACGCAATCCGGGAGGAGATGGCGGACAAGGTAACCGGCCGGCGCGGCCGGGACAAGATCGTCCGGAAAATGCCGGCATGCCGCACCGGCGTCGCCTGCCGTCACCCGCCGGTCAGGTCAGGTGAGGCAGCTTCAGGTAGTCCTCGCTCTGCATCTCCATCAGGCGGCTGACGGTGCGTTCGAACTCGAAGGCGTGGGTGCCCTCGGGGTAGAGACGCTCCGGCGGGCCTTCGGCGGCGATGACGACGTTCACCTTGTGCTCGTACAGCGCGTCGATCAGCGTCATGAAACGCTTGGCCTCGTTGCGCCGCTCGTCCTTCATGGTCGGCACGTCGTCGATCAGCACCGTGTGGAAATGCGTGGCGATCGCCAGATAGTCGGCGGCGCCGAACGGCTTGCCGCACAGGTCCCAGAAATCCACCCAGGCCACACCCTTGGCCGCACGCTCGATGTCCACCCGCCGGCCCTGCACCAGAAGATGCGTGCACTCGCCGGGCTGGCCGCCGGTCAGCGCGGCGAAGGCCTCCTTCATCCGCGCGTCGGACTCCGCACCCAGCGGCCAATGGTAGATCGGCATGCCCTGCAGCCGGTCCAGCCGGTAGTCGGTCGGCCCCTCCAGCGACAGGACGTCCAGCTTCTCCTTCAGCAGGGCGATGAAGGGCAGGAACAGCTCGCGCTGCAGCCCGTCCTTGTAGAGCATGTCCGGCGGCCAGTTGGAGGTGGCGACCACCACCACGCCGAGGTCGAACAGGTTGGTGAACAGCCGGCCGAGGATCATCGCGTCCACGACGTTGGTGACGTGGAACTCGTCGAAGCACAGAAGCCATGCCTCGTCCGCCAGGGCGCGCGCCAGCTCGGGCAGGCTGTCGTCGGCGCCGCCGGCCTTGCCCTTGCCGGACTGGCGGTACTGGTGGATGCGCTCGTGCACCTCCAGCATGAACTCGTGGAAATGGACGCGGCGCTTCTTCTCCACCGGGGCGGTCTCGAAGAACAGGTCCATCAGCATCGACTTGCCGCGCCCCACCCCGCCATAGAGGTAGAGCCCCTGCGGCGCGGTCGAGGCGATCTCCGGCGACGGCGGCGCGGCGCGCAGACGGCCGAGGCCGAAGCGCTGCAGCCAGCCGGTCTTCGCCTCGCTTTCCATCGACGGCGGCTGATAGCCCTTCAGCGCCTGGTACAGGCTCTGGAACTTCTCCGCGGCCAGCTCCTGGTCGGGATCGGGGCGC is from Azospirillum thermophilum and encodes:
- the zapE gene encoding cell division protein ZapE, encoding MSEGPLARYRARRGTGTLRPDPDQELAAEKFQSLYQALKGYQPPSMESEAKTGWLQRFGLGRLRAAPPSPEIASTAPQGLYLYGGVGRGKSMLMDLFFETAPVEKKRRVHFHEFMLEVHERIHQYRQSGKGKAGGADDSLPELARALADEAWLLCFDEFHVTNVVDAMILGRLFTNLFDLGVVVVATSNWPPDMLYKDGLQRELFLPFIALLKEKLDVLSLEGPTDYRLDRLQGMPIYHWPLGAESDARMKEAFAALTGGQPGECTHLLVQGRRVDIERAAKGVAWVDFWDLCGKPFGAADYLAIATHFHTVLIDDVPTMKDERRNEAKRFMTLIDALYEHKVNVVIAAEGPPERLYPEGTHAFEFERTVSRLMEMQSEDYLKLPHLT